A DNA window from Calliphora vicina chromosome 1, idCalVici1.1, whole genome shotgun sequence contains the following coding sequences:
- the Calr gene encoding calreticulin — protein sequence MMVQYSLLVFTLFSIFNYCYSSVYLEERFVDDTWKDNWIYSKHPGKEFGQFVLSSGSFYNDAEADKGIQTSQDARFYAASRKFPPFSNENKPLVIQFSVKHEQNIDCGGGYVKLFDCSLEQEDMHGESPYEIMFGPDICGPGTKKVHVIFSYKGKNLLINKDIRCKDDVYSHFYTLVVNPDNTYEVLIDNEKVESGNLEDDWDFLAPKKIKDPNAKKPENWDDRPTIADPNDKKPEDWDKPEHIPDPDATKPEDWDDEMDGEWEPPMVDNPEYKGEWQPKQLDNPEYKGAWEHPEIDNPEYTPDSNLYLRKEMCTIGFDLWQVKSGTIFDNILITDDTELASKIASEVKNTQAGEKKMKEAQDEEQRKKDEEENKKNDDEDEDDKDDISPEEEQSSEHDEL from the exons ATGATGGTTCAATACAGTTTATTAGTGTTTACACTATTTTCGATATTTAATTATTGCTACTCATCTGTATATTTGGAAGAGCGATTTGTAGATg atacttgGAAGGATAATTGGATATATAGTAAACATCCAGGAAAAGAATTCGGTCAATTTGTTTTGAGTTCAGGAAGTTTTTATAATGATGCGGAAGCTGATAAAG GCATACAGACATCACAGGACGCCAGATTCTATGCCGCTTCGAGAAAGTTCCctccattttcaaatgaaaataaaccacTTGTGATTCAATTTTCAGTtaaacatgaacaaaatattGATTGTGGTGGTGGCTATGTAAAACTCTTTGATTGTTCTCTAGAACAGGAAGACATGCATGGAGAATCCCCATATGAAATTATGTTTGGTCCAGATATTTGCGGACCAGGCACTAAAAAGGTTCATGTAATATTCAGTTACAAGGGCAAAAACCTTTTAATTAACAAAGATATAAGGTGCAAAGACGACGTCTACTCTCATTTCTATACTCTTGTAGTAAATCCCGACAATACATATGAAGTATTAATTGATAATGAGAAGGTTGAATCTGGAAATCTTGAAGACGATTGGGACTTCTTGGCACCAAAGAAAATTAAAGATCCTAATGCAAAGAAACCCGAAAATTGGGATGATAGG ccaACAATAGCTGACCCTAACGATAAGAAACCAGAAGATTGGGATAAACCAGAACATATACCTGATCCCGATGCTACAAAGCCAGAAGATTGGGACGATGAAATGGATGGAGAATGGGAACCACCAATGGTAGATAATCCAGAATACAAAGGAGAATGGCAACCAAAACAACTTGATAACCCTGAATACAAGGGCGCATGGGAGCATCCAGAAATCGATAATCCTGAGTATACCCCTGATTCAAACTTGTATTTACGCAAAGAAATGTGCACAATTGGATTTGATTTGTGGCAAGTTAAATCAGGCACAATTTTTGATAACATTCTAATTACTGACGATACTGAGTTAGCATCAAAAATTGCATCTGAAGTCAAAAATACTCAAGCAGGTGAGAAAAAAATGAAGGAAGCTCAGGATgaagaacaaagaaaaaaagatgaagaagaaaataagaaaaacgatGACGAAGATGAAGATGATAAAGATGATATTTCACCTGAAGAAGAACAGTCAAGCGAACATGATGAATTATaa